One window from the genome of uncultured Tateyamaria sp. encodes:
- the hisG gene encoding ATP phosphoribosyltransferase: MIKLGVPSKGRLMEKTFQWFDKRGITLTRTGSDREYAGAVDGIDGVSLVLLSAGEVPRELAAGRIHLGVTGTDLIHEKLPLWEQQVEPMAEMGFGHADLIIAVPKAWTDVDLTDDLDAAAAAFRATHGFRLRIATKYHRLVRDFLRDAGVADYALVDSQGATEGTVANETAEAIADITSSGETLRANHLKVLDDGLILASQATLWRSRVAEMTGDEQATLNTLLDRLNAR, encoded by the coding sequence ATGATCAAGCTGGGTGTACCGTCCAAGGGGCGGCTGATGGAAAAGACATTCCAGTGGTTTGACAAGCGCGGCATTACGCTGACCCGCACCGGGTCGGACCGGGAATACGCGGGCGCGGTCGATGGGATCGATGGCGTTTCGCTGGTTCTTCTGTCGGCAGGAGAGGTCCCACGCGAGCTTGCCGCCGGGCGCATTCATCTGGGTGTCACTGGCACCGATCTCATCCACGAAAAACTCCCCCTCTGGGAACAACAGGTCGAACCGATGGCCGAGATGGGGTTCGGCCATGCCGATCTGATCATCGCCGTGCCGAAGGCGTGGACGGATGTGGACCTGACGGACGATTTGGACGCGGCGGCCGCCGCCTTCCGGGCCACGCATGGTTTTCGGCTGCGGATCGCCACAAAGTACCACCGCCTTGTGCGGGATTTCCTGCGCGATGCAGGCGTTGCCGACTATGCGCTTGTGGACAGCCAAGGCGCGACCGAAGGCACGGTCGCGAACGAAACGGCAGAGGCCATTGCCGACATCACCTCGTCCGGTGAGACGCTGCGCGCCAATCACCTCAAGGTCTTGGACGACGGATTGATCCTGGCCAGTCAGGCAACGCTGTGGCGCAGCCGCGTGGCAGAGATGACAGGCGACGAACAGGCCACGCTGAACACGCTTCTGGACCGGCTGAACGCGCGTTAA
- a CDS encoding ATP phosphoribosyltransferase regulatory subunit, protein MTHARQRAYALRDSFVAQGAQVVEPPILQPADLLLDLYGEDIRARAYVTSDAMRGEQMLRPDFTVPVVQMHMDCGAEPARYTYAGEVFRRQEEDPDRASEYLQVGYEVFDRAGPAAADAEVFALIADATKGVALRAATGDIGVLMAAVDGLDTSDRRKAALRRHIWRPRRFRALLDRFSGRSPVPETRAALLAGKVQTDAPLTGMRSQAEIDARIRALHDDAAEPPLSGAQMECLDALLNVRETLPFALAQMHNLCVDLPAIRTAVERVDARAEALTKRGIDVDTLEFEASFGRTSMEYYDGFVFGFYAERRPDLPPVASGGRYDALTRRLGAGQEIPAVGAVIRPGLLVELEAAA, encoded by the coding sequence ATGACCCATGCGCGCCAGCGGGCCTACGCCCTGCGGGACAGTTTTGTGGCACAGGGCGCGCAGGTGGTCGAGCCGCCGATCCTGCAACCGGCGGACCTGCTTCTTGATCTTTATGGCGAAGACATTCGCGCCCGCGCCTATGTGACGTCCGACGCCATGCGCGGGGAGCAGATGCTGCGCCCGGATTTCACGGTGCCCGTGGTGCAGATGCACATGGACTGTGGTGCAGAACCCGCCCGCTATACCTATGCTGGCGAGGTGTTTCGCAGGCAGGAAGAAGACCCTGACCGCGCGAGCGAATACCTGCAAGTAGGTTACGAAGTGTTTGACCGCGCAGGCCCGGCCGCGGCAGATGCCGAGGTGTTTGCGCTGATTGCGGACGCCACGAAGGGGGTCGCCTTGCGGGCGGCCACCGGTGACATTGGGGTTCTGATGGCCGCTGTGGACGGTCTGGACACGAGCGACCGGCGCAAGGCGGCCCTGCGGCGTCACATCTGGCGCCCGCGCCGCTTCCGCGCCCTGCTTGACCGTTTCTCCGGGCGCAGCCCAGTGCCCGAAACGCGCGCGGCCTTGCTGGCCGGCAAGGTGCAGACTGACGCACCCCTGACCGGCATGCGCAGCCAGGCCGAGATCGACGCACGGATCAGGGCGCTGCACGACGACGCGGCCGAACCACCCCTGTCTGGCGCGCAAATGGAATGTCTGGATGCGCTGTTGAACGTGCGCGAAACGCTGCCATTCGCGCTGGCGCAGATGCACAACCTGTGTGTCGACCTGCCCGCGATCCGCACGGCGGTGGAACGGGTGGACGCGCGGGCAGAGGCCCTGACCAAACGCGGCATCGACGTTGACACATTGGAATTCGAGGCCAGCTTTGGCCGCACGTCGATGGAGTATTACGACGGGTTTGTGTTTGGTTTCTATGCCGAGAGACGCCCCGACCTGCCGCCTGTCGCCTCAGGCGGGCGCTATGACGCGTTGACCCGCCGTCTTGGCGCAGGCCAGGAAATCCCGGCGGTGGGCGCGGTCATCCGACCCGGTCTGCTGGTCGAACTGGAGGCCGCCGCATGA
- a CDS encoding SlyX family protein, which produces MNKLEEQIAHLERTVDDLSDVVARQETEIALLTRRVQMLMEREAQRDADGGGGVVIGDERPPHY; this is translated from the coding sequence ATGAACAAGCTGGAAGAACAAATCGCACATCTTGAACGGACGGTGGATGACCTGTCTGACGTGGTCGCACGGCAAGAGACCGAGATCGCGCTGCTGACGCGACGGGTGCAGATGCTGATGGAACGCGAGGCGCAGCGCGACGCAGACGGCGGCGGCGGAGTCGTAATCGGAGATGAACGTCCACCGCACTACTGA
- the dnaE gene encoding DNA polymerase III subunit alpha: MTDAPRFIHLRTHSEYSLLEGAMRLKKLPGLVRDAGMPAIALTDTNNMFAALEFSVGMAGAGVQPIIGCQVDLQYVAPRPGERLRDPAPLVLLAQTEAGYENLMKLNSCLYLREASELPHVTVEELAGHSADVICLTGGPGGPVGMLLQTGQVPAAQALMDRLRDIFADRLYVELQRHPGEGGQPEAERLTERPLIEMAYAMDVPLVATNDVYFPKPDMYESHDALICIAEGAYVDQQEPRRRLTAQHYFKSQAEMVTLFADLPEAIENTVEIARRCAFMAYRRDPILPKFADDEVEELRRQANDGLQERLKVIPHATSVEEYQKRLDFELDIIEGMGFPGYFLIVADFIKWAKDHNIPVGPGRGSGAGSLVAYALTVTDLDPLRYALLFERFLNPERVSMPDFDIDFCMDRREEVIRYVQEKYGRDKVGQIITFGALLSKAAVRDIGRVLQMPYGQVDRLSKLIPVEGVKPVSIEKALTDEPRLREEARNEEVVDRLLTYGQQVEGLLRNASTHAAGVVIGDRPLDALVPLYQDPRSDMPATQFNMKWVEQAGLVKFDFLGLKTLTVIQNAVDQILASGRALHIAADGTELYTPADGMENDIGGIPLDDEASYKLYAAGKTVAVFQVESSGMIDALKRMKPDCIEDIIALVALYRPGPMENIPKFCEVKNGLSDRDTLHPSIDHILDETQGIIVYQEQVMQIAQEMAGYSLGGADLLRRAMGKKIQEAMDAERPKFLAGAKENGVDEDKALEVWHLLDKFANYGFNKSHAAAYAVVSYQTAWLKANHPVEFMAGVMNCDIHLTDKLAVYFEEVRKGLDLPWVPPCVNRSDATFKVVDGALVYALGALKNVGVEAMRLVQEARDSKPFVNLFDFARRVDLKKVGKRPLEMLARAGAFDQLDPNRRRVFDALDALSAYSAAVHDQKNSNQVSLFGEAGDDLPEPRLLPLDDWLPAERLGEEHKAVGFYLSGHPLDDYMGPLKRKGVITLDEVTTKAESQPLVAKLAGVVSGLQVRKSAKGNRFAFCQMSDTTGAYEVTLFSESLEKAQDTLVTGAKVIVTVEATMESDQLKLLGRSVAPIDSVVADVGGMGLRIFVEAPTALASVATVLEGAAKTARGAGRGPITVCLMDDSLPGEVEMDLGAEFPVTPQIKGAIKSLSGVVEVQDI, translated from the coding sequence ATGACCGACGCCCCCCGATTCATTCACCTGCGCACGCATTCCGAATACTCGCTGCTGGAAGGGGCGATGCGCCTCAAAAAGCTGCCCGGCCTGGTGCGGGATGCAGGTATGCCTGCCATTGCACTGACCGATACGAACAACATGTTCGCCGCGCTGGAGTTTTCTGTGGGCATGGCGGGGGCGGGTGTGCAGCCCATCATCGGTTGCCAGGTTGACCTGCAATATGTCGCACCGCGCCCCGGCGAACGCCTGCGTGACCCGGCCCCGCTGGTCCTGTTGGCACAGACCGAGGCGGGCTATGAAAACCTGATGAAGCTCAACTCGTGCCTTTATCTGCGCGAGGCGTCCGAATTGCCCCATGTCACGGTGGAGGAGCTGGCGGGCCATTCCGCAGACGTCATCTGCCTGACCGGCGGGCCGGGCGGACCTGTCGGGATGCTGTTGCAAACCGGTCAGGTGCCTGCTGCGCAAGCGCTGATGGATCGGCTCAGGGACATCTTTGCCGACCGGCTCTACGTCGAATTGCAGCGGCATCCGGGCGAGGGGGGGCAGCCCGAGGCCGAGCGTCTGACGGAACGGCCGCTGATTGAAATGGCCTATGCTATGGATGTGCCGCTGGTCGCCACGAACGACGTCTATTTTCCGAAGCCGGACATGTATGAAAGCCATGACGCGCTGATCTGCATCGCCGAAGGTGCCTATGTCGACCAGCAGGAACCGCGCCGTCGTTTGACCGCGCAGCACTATTTCAAGAGCCAGGCCGAAATGGTGACGCTGTTTGCCGATCTGCCGGAAGCCATAGAAAACACGGTGGAAATTGCACGGCGCTGTGCCTTCATGGCGTATCGCCGTGATCCGATCCTGCCCAAGTTTGCGGACGACGAAGTTGAAGAACTGAGGCGTCAGGCCAACGATGGCTTGCAAGAACGGCTGAAGGTCATTCCGCACGCCACCAGCGTGGAGGAATACCAGAAACGGCTCGATTTCGAACTCGACATCATCGAAGGCATGGGCTTTCCCGGCTACTTTCTGATTGTCGCCGATTTCATCAAATGGGCGAAGGATCATAACATCCCGGTGGGTCCCGGCCGGGGCTCGGGCGCGGGCAGCCTCGTGGCCTACGCGCTGACCGTTACCGACCTTGACCCCTTGCGATACGCCTTGCTGTTCGAACGGTTCCTTAATCCCGAGCGGGTTTCCATGCCCGACTTCGACATCGACTTTTGCATGGATCGGCGCGAGGAAGTGATCCGCTACGTGCAGGAGAAGTATGGCCGCGACAAGGTGGGCCAGATCATCACCTTTGGTGCGCTTCTGTCGAAGGCCGCCGTGCGCGATATCGGGCGTGTCCTGCAGATGCCCTATGGCCAGGTCGATCGATTGTCCAAGCTGATCCCGGTCGAAGGTGTGAAACCTGTCAGCATCGAAAAGGCGCTGACGGACGAACCGCGGCTGCGCGAAGAGGCGCGCAATGAAGAGGTTGTGGACCGCCTGCTCACCTACGGCCAACAGGTCGAGGGGCTGCTGCGCAACGCCTCGACCCACGCCGCTGGCGTGGTGATTGGGGACAGGCCACTGGATGCGCTGGTCCCGCTGTATCAGGATCCGCGATCCGACATGCCGGCGACCCAGTTCAATATGAAATGGGTGGAACAGGCGGGCCTTGTCAAATTCGACTTTCTTGGCCTGAAAACCCTGACGGTGATCCAGAACGCGGTGGATCAGATCCTGGCGTCCGGGCGCGCATTGCACATCGCTGCGGACGGCACCGAACTCTACACGCCCGCGGACGGGATGGAGAATGACATCGGCGGCATCCCTCTGGATGATGAGGCGTCTTACAAGCTTTATGCTGCGGGCAAGACGGTCGCCGTGTTCCAGGTGGAAAGCTCGGGCATGATCGACGCGCTCAAGCGGATGAAGCCCGACTGTATCGAGGACATCATCGCGCTCGTCGCCCTCTACCGTCCCGGGCCCATGGAAAACATCCCGAAGTTTTGCGAGGTCAAGAACGGGCTGAGCGACAGGGACACGCTGCACCCTTCGATTGATCATATCCTGGACGAAACGCAGGGTATCATCGTGTACCAGGAACAGGTGATGCAGATCGCGCAGGAAATGGCGGGCTACTCGCTTGGCGGTGCCGACCTGCTGCGCCGCGCGATGGGCAAGAAAATCCAGGAGGCCATGGACGCCGAGCGGCCCAAGTTCCTTGCCGGGGCCAAGGAAAACGGCGTGGACGAGGACAAGGCGTTGGAGGTCTGGCATCTTCTCGACAAGTTCGCGAACTACGGCTTCAACAAGTCCCACGCCGCGGCCTATGCCGTGGTCAGCTACCAGACGGCATGGCTGAAGGCGAACCACCCGGTCGAATTCATGGCCGGGGTGATGAATTGCGATATCCACCTGACGGACAAGCTGGCCGTGTATTTCGAGGAAGTGCGCAAGGGGTTGGATTTGCCATGGGTGCCACCATGCGTGAACCGCTCGGATGCCACGTTCAAAGTGGTGGACGGCGCCCTGGTCTATGCGCTGGGTGCGCTGAAGAATGTCGGCGTCGAAGCGATGCGGTTGGTGCAAGAGGCGCGCGACAGCAAGCCCTTTGTCAACCTGTTCGACTTTGCGCGTCGGGTCGACCTGAAGAAGGTCGGAAAGCGGCCGCTTGAGATGTTGGCGCGCGCCGGGGCCTTCGATCAACTCGATCCCAACCGGCGCCGCGTGTTTGACGCGTTGGATGCGCTGTCTGCCTACTCCGCTGCGGTACATGATCAAAAGAACTCCAACCAGGTGTCTTTGTTTGGTGAAGCGGGTGACGACCTTCCCGAACCACGGCTTTTGCCGCTGGACGATTGGTTGCCTGCCGAACGGCTGGGCGAAGAACACAAGGCTGTCGGTTTCTACCTTTCCGGTCACCCGCTTGACGACTACATGGGTCCATTGAAACGCAAGGGCGTCATCACGTTGGACGAGGTGACGACCAAGGCCGAAAGCCAGCCCCTGGTTGCAAAGCTGGCGGGCGTCGTGTCCGGTTTGCAGGTGCGTAAATCGGCCAAGGGCAACCGATTTGCCTTCTGCCAGATGTCGGACACGACGGGCGCGTACGAGGTCACGCTGTTTTCGGAAAGCCTTGAAAAGGCGCAGGATACCCTGGTGACAGGCGCCAAGGTGATAGTGACGGTCGAAGCGACGATGGAGTCGGACCAGTTGAAACTGCTGGGCCGGTCGGTTGCGCCGATTGACAGTGTTGTCGCCGATGTCGGGGGCATGGGACTGCGGATATTCGTCGAAGCGCCCACGGCGCTGGCGTCGGTCGCCACCGTTCTGGAAGGTGCCGCAAAGACTGCCAGGGGCGCCGGGCGCGGACCGATCACCGTATGCCTGATGGATGACAGCCTGCCGGGTGAGGTCGAAATGGACCTGGGCGCCGAATTCCCGGTTACGCCCCAGATCAAGGGCGCCATCAAATCGCTGTCCGGCGTGGTCGAGGTTCAGGACATCTAG
- a CDS encoding SRPBCC domain-containing protein, whose protein sequence is MSTDTGHFDLTRTMPLTPDRLWHLLTDARMRETWGAPEEGMVLTMEQSDLRVGGFETHRCGPADNPEFTVDTRWYRLDGPHDAAFTETVHVGGSTIATTLVTYRVTAEGAGSRLDVAVAVSSFTGPDADNEFRAGWEAGLSNLAALATKMAA, encoded by the coding sequence ATGAGCACCGATACCGGACATTTTGACCTTACCCGCACCATGCCGCTGACGCCGGACCGGCTGTGGCATCTGCTGACGGATGCCCGGATGCGCGAAACCTGGGGCGCGCCAGAAGAAGGCATGGTGCTGACCATGGAACAGTCCGACCTGCGCGTTGGCGGCTTCGAAACGCACCGATGCGGGCCCGCTGACAATCCCGAGTTTACGGTGGACACACGGTGGTACCGTCTTGACGGCCCGCACGACGCCGCCTTTACCGAAACGGTGCACGTGGGCGGTTCGACCATCGCAACAACGCTTGTCACGTATCGGGTCACCGCAGAAGGTGCGGGCTCACGACTGGATGTTGCCGTGGCCGTGTCCTCTTTCACCGGGCCGGATGCCGACAACGAATTCAGGGCCGGGTGGGAGGCCGGATTGTCCAACCTCGCGGCACTGGCCACGAAAATGGCTGCCTGA
- the hisS gene encoding histidine--tRNA ligase produces MAKPKKTPRPKAQTPKGFRDYFGTDVTDRAEMLQKIAGVYHRYGFDALESSAVETVEALGKFLPDVDRPNEGVFAWQEEDGDWLALRYDMTAPLARVYAQHRNDLPTPYRRYTVGPVWRNEKPGPGRFRQFYQCDADTVGTASMAADAEICAMLSDTLEAVGIQRGDYVIRINNRKVLNGVMEVAGLAGDDKDAERGIVLRAIDKLDRLGPDGVRALLGEGRKDESGDFTKGAGLADAEAEIIMGFMDAKRDTGPDTVARLNDLVQGSDIGAKGVAELEEIAALLDAAGYGSDRIVIDPSVVRGLGYYTGPVYEAELTFDVQNEKGQTVQFGSVAGGGRYDDLVKRFTGQEVPATGVSIGVDRLLAALRATNRIGTAEQGPVVVTVMDRDRMADYQAMVADLRGAGIRAEVYLGNPKNFGNQLKYADKRNSPIAIIEGADEKERGVVQIKDLVLGAKIAETASVEEWKDRPSQFEVPRDQMLAKVKEILNQ; encoded by the coding sequence ATGGCCAAGCCCAAGAAAACTCCCCGCCCCAAGGCCCAGACGCCAAAGGGGTTTCGCGACTATTTTGGCACGGATGTCACCGACCGGGCCGAGATGCTGCAAAAGATCGCCGGGGTGTATCATCGCTACGGGTTTGACGCGCTCGAATCCAGTGCCGTGGAAACGGTCGAGGCGCTGGGCAAGTTCCTGCCTGATGTGGATCGCCCGAACGAAGGGGTGTTCGCCTGGCAGGAGGAAGATGGTGACTGGCTGGCATTGCGCTACGATATGACGGCGCCGCTGGCGCGCGTTTACGCTCAGCACCGCAACGATCTGCCCACCCCCTATCGCCGTTATACGGTGGGGCCTGTCTGGCGCAATGAAAAGCCTGGGCCAGGCCGGTTTCGGCAGTTTTATCAATGCGATGCAGACACGGTGGGCACGGCAAGCATGGCTGCGGACGCCGAGATTTGCGCGATGCTGTCCGATACGCTCGAAGCCGTGGGGATCCAGCGCGGCGACTATGTGATCCGCATCAACAACCGAAAAGTGCTGAATGGGGTGATGGAGGTGGCGGGCCTTGCAGGAGATGACAAGGACGCCGAACGGGGCATCGTTTTGCGCGCAATCGACAAGCTGGATCGTCTCGGCCCGGATGGCGTCCGTGCGTTGTTGGGCGAGGGGCGCAAGGACGAAAGTGGCGACTTCACCAAAGGTGCGGGCCTGGCCGATGCTGAGGCGGAAATCATCATGGGCTTTATGGATGCAAAGCGCGACACAGGTCCCGATACAGTCGCGCGCCTGAACGACCTGGTTCAAGGCTCTGACATCGGGGCCAAAGGTGTTGCGGAACTCGAAGAGATCGCCGCGCTTCTCGACGCTGCAGGCTACGGCTCCGACCGCATCGTCATCGATCCGTCCGTGGTCCGGGGCCTCGGCTACTACACTGGCCCCGTCTACGAGGCCGAACTCACCTTCGACGTCCAGAACGAAAAGGGCCAGACGGTCCAGTTCGGATCTGTCGCGGGTGGGGGGCGCTATGATGACCTCGTCAAGCGTTTCACCGGGCAGGAAGTGCCTGCCACGGGCGTCTCCATCGGTGTCGACCGCTTGCTGGCCGCGCTCCGCGCCACGAACCGCATCGGCACCGCCGAACAGGGGCCCGTTGTCGTCACGGTCATGGACCGCGACCGCATGGCTGATTATCAGGCCATGGTCGCTGACCTGCGCGGCGCGGGCATCCGGGCCGAAGTTTACCTGGGCAACCCGAAGAACTTTGGCAACCAGCTCAAATACGCGGACAAGCGGAACTCCCCCATCGCCATCATCGAAGGCGCAGACGAGAAAGAGCGTGGTGTCGTGCAGATCAAGGACCTTGTTCTGGGGGCCAAGATCGCCGAAACAGCCAGCGTTGAGGAATGGAAAGACCGCCCCAGCCAGTTTGAAGTGCCGCGTGACCAGATGCTCGCCAAGGTCAAAGAGATCCTGAACCAATGA
- a CDS encoding metalloregulator ArsR/SmtB family transcription factor, whose protein sequence is MANKLDSFFSALSDPTRRAVVEHLIHGPATVSTLHGAHDMALPTFLRHLKVLEDSGLVTSSKTGRVRTVEMQPDALRTGAEWLDAHRTMWEGRMARLSRLATQMERTRS, encoded by the coding sequence ATGGCTAACAAACTGGACAGCTTTTTCAGCGCCCTGTCGGACCCGACGCGCCGCGCGGTGGTGGAACACCTGATCCACGGCCCCGCCACGGTCAGCACGCTGCACGGCGCGCATGACATGGCGCTGCCAACGTTCTTGCGCCACCTCAAGGTGCTTGAAGACAGCGGATTGGTCACAAGCAGCAAGACGGGGCGCGTGCGCACCGTTGAAATGCAACCCGACGCCCTGCGCACCGGCGCGGAATGGCTCGATGCGCACAGAACCATGTGGGAGGGCCGTATGGCACGGCTGTCCCGTCTGGCCACCCAGATGGAAAGGACACGATCATGA
- the xdhA gene encoding xanthine dehydrogenase small subunit, which produces MRTTFLLNGSEITAETSPTTTLLDWLRDRPGLTGTKEGCNEGDCGACSVMVTDEIGARALNACILFVPQIAGKAVRTVEGIAAPDGTLHPVQQAMIDHHGSQCGFCTPGFVTTMATAHLNGETDHDTALAGNLCRCTGYAPIVRAAEAAQHAPVPDHVNDAPLLLARNTSGEAPQEPGAEPPTTPDALAKWMHENPGGTLVAGATDVGLWVTKDLRDLGPVAFLNRIPELAGVTVTDEHIRIGAATTLTDLHGIMGDHHPAFAELIRRYGSVQVRNAATIGGNVANGSPIGDGSPALIALGATVHLRSVDGVRARPIEEFFIDYGKQDRAPNEFVEAITIPRQDDHLRCYKLSKRFDQDISAVCGCFWIDVRDGEVANIRLAFGGMAGTPKRAVHAEAALRGMPWTDATVASAMQAMTRDFTPLSDMRASAGYRMEAAQNMLLRAWLEDQGQAANVLEVTP; this is translated from the coding sequence ATGCGCACGACCTTTCTTCTGAATGGAAGCGAGATCACGGCTGAGACTTCTCCGACAACGACATTGCTGGACTGGCTGCGGGACCGCCCCGGCCTGACGGGCACCAAGGAAGGCTGCAACGAAGGCGATTGTGGCGCCTGTTCGGTGATGGTGACGGACGAGATCGGCGCGCGGGCACTGAATGCCTGCATCCTGTTCGTGCCGCAGATTGCGGGCAAGGCGGTACGCACAGTTGAAGGGATCGCCGCCCCTGACGGCACATTGCACCCCGTCCAGCAAGCCATGATCGATCATCACGGAAGCCAGTGCGGCTTTTGCACGCCCGGGTTTGTCACCACGATGGCAACGGCGCATCTGAATGGTGAGACGGACCATGACACGGCGTTGGCGGGCAACCTCTGCCGGTGTACCGGGTATGCGCCCATCGTTCGAGCCGCCGAAGCGGCCCAACATGCGCCGGTCCCGGATCATGTGAACGACGCCCCCCTTCTTCTGGCCCGAAATACTTCGGGGGAGGCTCCGCAGGAGCCGGGGGCAGAGCCCCCAACGACGCCCGATGCCCTCGCGAAATGGATGCATGAAAACCCTGGCGGCACGCTCGTGGCCGGCGCGACGGATGTGGGCCTGTGGGTGACCAAGGACCTTCGCGATCTGGGTCCGGTGGCGTTTCTCAACCGGATTCCAGAATTGGCAGGCGTCACGGTCACAGACGAACACATCCGTATCGGCGCGGCCACGACCTTGACAGATCTGCATGGGATCATGGGCGATCACCACCCGGCCTTTGCCGAATTGATCCGTCGCTACGGATCCGTCCAGGTGCGCAACGCCGCGACAATCGGCGGCAATGTCGCAAACGGCTCGCCCATCGGCGACGGCTCACCTGCACTGATTGCGCTGGGGGCAACAGTCCATCTGCGCTCCGTGGACGGTGTCCGGGCTCGACCGATCGAGGAATTCTTCATCGACTACGGCAAGCAAGACCGCGCACCAAACGAGTTTGTCGAGGCGATCACCATTCCACGGCAGGACGATCACCTGCGGTGTTACAAACTGTCCAAACGGTTCGATCAGGACATTTCGGCCGTATGTGGCTGTTTCTGGATCGACGTACGCGACGGCGAAGTGGCCAACATACGTCTGGCCTTCGGCGGTATGGCGGGCACGCCCAAACGGGCCGTACATGCCGAGGCGGCGCTACGCGGCATGCCATGGACAGACGCGACAGTGGCCTCGGCGATGCAAGCCATGACCCGGGATTTCACGCCGCTCAGCGACATGCGCGCCTCTGCCGGTTACCGCATGGAGGCGGCACAGAACATGCTACTGCGGGCGTGGCTGGAAGATCAGGGTCAGGCCGCCAACGTGTTGGAGGTCACCCCATGA